A section of the Bacillus sp. HSf4 genome encodes:
- a CDS encoding EcsC family protein, protein MNENQLLLDEAHRWKMKFLRKQSMAERMSKGVQTKINAAIPKKVHKAVTESIKKMVEATLVGSNLTTSQRETGSLSLKEKAELAQKAVARYQKAAAVEGAGTGAGGIFLGLADFPLLLGIKMKCLFELAAIYGYDVKVKEERIFLLYIFQLAFSGDAHRKEIFRIIDNWEREKRDIDWQTFQQEYRDYLDLVKLFQLVPGFGAIVGGTANYQLLGHLGETARHVFHLRFMKETAG, encoded by the coding sequence ATGAATGAAAACCAGCTGTTGTTAGATGAGGCTCACCGCTGGAAAATGAAGTTTCTGCGGAAGCAGTCGATGGCAGAACGGATGTCAAAAGGCGTTCAGACAAAGATCAATGCTGCCATTCCCAAAAAAGTGCACAAGGCCGTAACGGAAAGCATCAAAAAAATGGTCGAAGCGACGCTCGTCGGCTCAAATTTGACGACTTCCCAAAGGGAAACTGGCTCCCTTTCCTTAAAGGAAAAAGCCGAATTGGCGCAAAAAGCGGTGGCCCGCTATCAGAAAGCGGCCGCAGTCGAAGGAGCCGGTACGGGTGCCGGCGGGATTTTTCTCGGGTTGGCGGATTTTCCGCTCCTGCTCGGCATCAAAATGAAATGCCTGTTTGAGTTGGCAGCGATTTACGGCTATGACGTCAAAGTGAAGGAAGAGCGGATCTTCCTCCTGTATATTTTTCAGCTTGCTTTTTCGGGTGATGCGCACCGGAAAGAGATTTTCCGCATCATTGACAATTGGGAAAGAGAAAAGCGCGACATCGATTGGCAGACATTTCAGCAGGAATATCGGGATTATCTCGATCTCGTCAAATTATTTCAGCTTGTCCCGGGCTTCGGTGCGATTGTCGGGGGAACGGCCAATTATCAGCTGCTCGGCCACCTCGGCGAAACGGCGAGACATGTCTTTCACTTAAGATTCATGAAAGAGACAGCCGGATAA